The Brassica napus cultivar Da-Ae chromosome C7, Da-Ae, whole genome shotgun sequence genomic interval ATGGATTGCCCCAATGTTGAGGCTTTAGTTCTTAATCTCTCCTCAACAAGCTATGCATTACCGAACTTCATTGCTACAATGAAGGAACTGAAGGTTGTGATTATCATAAATCACGGTATTGGTCCAGCAAAGTTGACCAACCTGTCGTGCCTCAGCTCGTTACCCAACCTAAAACGGATCagacttgagaaaatttcaatCACTTTGGTGGACATTCTCCTATCACGGCTCGGCAGTCTCGAGAAGCTATCTCTGTTCATGTGCAGTTTCAGTGAAGTTTCCTACAACATAGAAGAGATTGCTATCCCTGAAGCTCTACCAAGTTTACAGGAGATTGACATAAATTGTTGCTATGATCTTGAGCAGTTACCGGATTGGGTCTCTGAAGTTGTTTCACTGAAGAAACTTAGCATCACAAATTGTGGCAAGCTCTCCGTACTTCCAAAGGCTATAGGTAACTTGAGTAATCTTGAAGTGCTGAGGTTATGTTCTTGCATTAATCTTTGTGAGTTGCCTGAATATCGACTGAGGAGCTCAGCGATTTACGGTTTCTAGATATTACTGATTGCTTAGCATTCAAAAAGTTGCCTTTAGAGATTGGGAAGTTGCGGAAGCTAGATCAAATCTCGATGAGGAGATGTTCGGTATGCGAATTACCCGATTCAGTGAGGAATTTAAAGAATTTGGTGGTAAAATGTGATGAAGAAACTGGACTGTTGTGGGAAAGGTTGGAGCCAGAAATGAGGAATTTGAGAATCATGATGGAAAAATAGCCACATAACCTGAAATACTCAGAAGCTGAACCACTGAAAGACTCAACCAGTCGAGTATCctatatagttatataaataagtGCATATGTAAACCGGgcctcgtggtctggtggtaaaggaacttcggctgaggtgcccgccatcacgacttcgagccccggccacagcggatttaacatcccttccgttggggcgctggaccccctacgggggatagttgggaatgtggctgcccagataccagagttatcaaaaaaaaaaaagtgcatATGTAAAAGTGCACGGGGATGTTTGTTATAAACATGACTTGTTGGTTAAGtttggttatgtttttttttggtaaaaatgtagtTATGTTTCATTGTTCAGTCTCCAGAACTTACAGACGGTTACGTTCAGTTATGTAAGATGTTTATTTAAGTCTGTGTTATCtttgtaaaataatatgtttcaCACTTCTACTCTCTGTTTTAAAATCTTTTGTCCAAGTCTCACTGTTCAAGTGTTTCACAAATCAATAGAAGGTTTTACGCATTTagttctgttttctttttgcaCTTTGCGTTACAAACTTTTGGTAAttcgttcaatttttttgaacaatattattttttttgaagtgggtaacttaaaatattatttcaattaATGAAGATGATCTTACAATGATATAAGATTCAGCGCCGTTACGATATAAGATTCAGCTGGAAAAAGAACCGCTATGATATAAGATTCAGCGCCAAAAAAATAGACGTACACACCTTATTAGCAATCAACTTGTAAAATTCCAACCGTGTctctaaaagaaataatattttcgcTTACTTTCCTTCCACTTActccctcttcttcctcgaatcGAGCAAAACATCTTCTTCCAATTTAATTTCCCCCTCATCTTCGTGTCTCTTTTCCTCCGCATACTATGGAAACTTCGAAGAAATCACTAGTCTGTAGAGGATTAGACACCGACGGTAAAAAATGGGACATCGCCGAAATCTCTATTCGGGCTTCACTAAAGCCAGTGAAGACCAAACTGAAAAGGACCGAGAGAGACAcggaagctgaagaagaacaTTACAGTGGCAGCGAAGAGTACTGCATCACACCCACGGCAAAAGAAGCGAAGCTCTCTGAGAAACTGATATGTACAGATTTTCAACACTTCGAGAAAACAGATCTTGTAGTGATTTGCTGTTGCTTTGATCCATTGAGATGAGAAAGCTGTTAAATTccttgagaaaagaaaaagaaaaaaaaaatccggcAGGAATGTAGTTGCTCTAATACCAAACTGGCGTAGCTTCGAACTATTTGATTAGCTGCTCGACGAGAACTCGATGACAGTTGATTCCGAAGAATAGCTGTTCAAAAAAAGATTCTTACTAAACGTTGATTCCAAAGAATACCTAAGACAAGGAAGATGAACTAAAAAGTTCTAAGGTTTAtattcaataatcaaaaattatcTTTACAAAGTTGTACAGCCTCATATTTATACAACGCTAACTAGATATTGCTGGTATTTGGTAATCCTAAcgataatatttaaatagttaCTTGTTTCACAAACTTGTAAAA includes:
- the LOC125590616 gene encoding probable disease resistance protein At5g66910 is translated as MDCPNVEALVLNLSSTSYALPNFIATMKELKVVIIINHGIGPAKLTNLSCLSSLPNLKRIRLEKISITLVDILLSRLGSLEKLSLFMCSFSEVSYNIEEIAIPEALPSLQEIDINCCYDLEQLPDWVSEVVSLKKLSITNCGKLSVLPKAIGNLSNLEVLRLCSCINLCELPEYRLRSSAIYGF